The genomic region ACAACAGTGCCTTCACCCTGAGAACTAGCAGAGAAGCCTGGACCTCCGCCGTCGATGAATTTGAAAGTCCTTGGCCCACTACACATGGAAAATGGAACCACTCCCAAAAGGAATTCCAGTTTCTTGACTTCTTTTGTGCTGTTGAGAATACTCTGACTCCTGAAACTGCTGGAGGTAGAAGCATTTCACCAGGTGGTTTGTCATTTCTCTTAGGGCTGGAATCCCAGAGCCAACTCGAAAACCAGGAAGGTAAAATAGAGAATATGGACACCCCTTTCCAGGGGTATGATGATGATGGATTCATCGGTGAGGAGGAACAGAATAATGGGTAGTTGGATTACAAAGGACAGCAACCAAAATCCAGCTAACTCTGGCAGCTGTAGGATGAAGAGAAGAATGTAAGAACTAGAAGCAGTAGTAGTCCATTTGGCTCCTTATGCCTTTTCCATCACtcagtaagatcaaggctgatattttaccttagtgatactttcctacattaaccctatatcccttgatttccagtATATCTAAATCCAAGTGACAGAATCAAAAACAAGTGCATAATAATAATGATTGttcttttaaaataacatttaagtGTTCTGTTCAACAAGCAGTACTGGAATCAAATACAAATTCATGTAAAACAAATTGAATATATTGGAGGAACAAATATCAATGGGCAGAGGCTGACTTTTCAAGTGAGGCAATACAGAAAACTCAGGAAGCTATTAAACAAGAACTTGTGTTTATAAAACACCTTTATCATATTAAAACATGCCAGGGAGCAAATAAAAATCTCAGCTAAATTTGAACCTGCCTTTATTAGCTTATATACATACACATCATTCAACCCAGGAGCACTTGGTGAATCAGCTGGAGTATTTATCCTGTGTCTGACAGGATGAGTATGCAGATAAAAATCATTTACAAATAACTATGATTTGTAATTCACTTACCTTTTCTTGCAAGTTTCCCATGTAGCCCAGACAAAGCCGAATAATTTCAATCAGTGTGAGAATTATTATAGCAGCCAACAGTAGCCATTGGTAGTATCCTGGTAACATATTATACTGGTTCAGGGAGGCGATGAGGAGAAACAAAGATTTGTCAGTAGAAAAACATTCTTTGTAATTCAGTTTGATTTATTAATCAGGATTGAGAAGAATTTCAATCAGGTGTAACTGCGAGAATGAGAAACATCTGCTCTGCAACACACTTAGGTTCTGCACTGGGACAAATGAAGGAACTGCAATGTTAACTGACCCAAGAGCTGTGCCCTTGTGGCCCTTGCCCAATCCACTCCTTCATTCCAGATTGCATGCTAACCTTTCCCATTCACCCATCCTGATTTCCTTTATCCCTTTTCCCTAGCCTCTGAGATCCTTTTCAATtgcttcttcccacatctcaccCCTTCCAATCATCGAGGCCACTGCTTTGCTACACTTAGTTCTCTCTGAGTTGAAGGGCATTTACCCTCCATCTTGTGATTTGATCCAGTATCAGGTACAGCTGGAAACCTCTCAATGGTTCTAATGCTGATGTCAGCAATAGACTTTTAATTACTCAATGCAATAGATGACACATCTTCacttaatgctgagaaataaTTAATATATAATAGGTAACTACCTTCCGCTCACTATATTttctggagaaattgtaatgttCTTATCAGAAGATGTTGCTATAGTTCCAGTCATGAGTTTTTATTTGCTGCAGCTCAAAGAAACTCTTTTAAAATAGACTCTAAACTGTTTGCTGAAGGCCACTGTTTCAATTAGCTCTTTCcagacagtccctcaggatcaaggatgactggcTTCCACTCCAggattgtgggttctgaggtgcataatgaggccaatgtggggaccTTAGGCTCTTATGTTCAAATAAGATCGGTTTGTTGATCAAGGATACTTTGTAAAGTAGAACGTTAACTGTGAGTTCTGTTATAAGTTCCATGAGCTTAAAACTTACTGGTTTTCAATAGTGACGTCAATAAATACTTTCAACAAAATCTCACCTTAAGATGGAGCATGGCCACTTCTGACACCCaccagaaaggaaagaaaatgacatTGAAATATAGTGCCATCTGTAAAGGGAGGCTGGACACTGTCTCATTAGCTGTTAAGAGAAAATAATGAATATTCAAAGATTTTTACTGTGCTAATTAACAGACTAGTTTATCAAGCCAACACAGATATACTTGTAAATCCCAATGTATACTAATTTGGCATCGTTTCAATTGTGTATGATAACAAATGGAGAAGTCATGAAAATGTGACTAGCAACCAGTAATAATAACCAAGAGAGTTTTTTATCCTGTACTCAAGGTCTCAATCCATTTAATAATCTTTTacaaccaaatttttttttataaatatgttTGCTTTCtgtaatataaacagaaactgaTGAGGTTAAAATCCAGTTTGAAGGAAAGGCCACTGTATTGACACCCTCTTATTCTCTTTGACATTACATAATATTAATAATCTTAAAAGTTAGTTTTGTAAGACTGTGCAATAGTAGAGCTACACCTAATTTTTAAAGTATTGCTTTGCTCTCAAATTATCTcgaaaaaacaaatttaatggtACATCCAATAGATGTCTACGTAAAACCTAAAAGGACCTTAGGTTAGTCACAGTTTCTATATATTACATCCTTACATCTGCGCACTCATATTTTGAAGATTACAGTTTAATTGCCAGCATTTATAATTCTTCAGATAGTTAATTTCATTACCATGTGTGGGAGTTGGCTATATGGACTCACCCTCAAATGACTGCAGGTATGCCAGTATGTCCTTAGATTATTGCCAGAATTAGTCCTCATTTAGTAGTCAGCAGTAAAGCAATGAAGCTTGCTGCTAACAGTGGAGAAAGCTGCTCACAATGGCCAAGTGATCTCTGTGATGGATTCTTCTCATTCCCAGTGCTACTTTGCTATATGTTGTTTGTTCAAAGAGATTGCTGGTATTCAGCAACGGTGATTTCATCAGGCTGGTTGAGTAGCCAGTCATAATCAAACATTCTTACAGGTTgaggcaaagagaaaaaaaagagcaatGTTTTGGGCTAATATTTTCGAATGAAAGGTTGAAATACACATGAATAATTAAGTTAGAATGTGAACTTGAAATAAATTTGAGGTGAAATATCACCTATAAAAATTGTTTTAGGGAATTACAATCTGCAGAATAGTGTTTTTTAGGGCCACAGAGTTTGCCAAGCAGCAATTATGATTTAGTTTGCCATTAAAAACTCATTTGTATCTCTTGTACAAAAGAATCACATTTTCAGGAGTCTTTACAAAACCACTAGTTTTTTAAACACTTAATTTTTTTGtcaatttgattcatttttcCTAGATTCTACTGAAGAAAACTGCACATGGAGGGTTACTAAATCAGTAACAGCAGTTTTGAAATttccatataaaattatgaatatcCCAAAGGTGCTGTCAGTTTCATGGTATAATGTCAGTGAACCTCAAATGTCTGGGCATCATCACAACCACAAAATCCAGGCTATTATGAATGAGATAAGGAGATCCTTATTAAAGTCTGTAGTGTTTATCATCATTGGATTATTCTTGCACTGTGCGTGGGAGCTCTCCCTGTAAGCCTGCATGTTCAAAGATTGTGTTTGAAAACTACATTTCTCAGCTGGCTGTTTCAACACGCATGTCTTACCTGGGATATTGTTGGATCTGTCACCGCAGTCTCGAGTTTATTGCTGATAAAAAGAGTTACCGCTGAAGTTGGTCAGATTCTGTCTGATATTATGAGGCAGAGAAGAGTACAGAGACATAACTGGTAGAAGGAGGATCCACTCCATCTGCATCAAATCCTTTACAATCCCAGTACCATCTGCTCAGTAGTAATACACTAATCCTTTGATATAAGAGTAGAAAGACCAAAAAGACATCAACactcaaagaaaatgaaatatttttctgtACACACTTTGCAATATTCAACATGTTCAGCTAATTATGATATCTTATATCATTCCAGCTCATTTCTATTCATAAAAGACATTGTCATACTCACTATCTTTGAAATATTATTAATGTTAAACATAATCATGTGGGACAATTTTCAAAACTTAGACAACAGATGACAATACTTTCTTATTAAGAAGCTCAAATGGCCAACCATACTAATTTTAAGgaggcattaagaaatatatgtATAAAAATTTCACAAAAACCTCTGTGGAGCAACTAATACATGATTTAGTGTAATTGGGTACTTCTGTTGACTATTTCAGCCAGTACTTTTCTACATCCAGCATCGTGGTCTTCAAGATACTGTAGTGTCACTGAGTCGTacttcacagaaacaggccactcggcccaattcgtccatgctaaCCCAAGATGCCTAACTATGTTAATCCCGTTTTCAAGCATCTGCCCCatctccttctgttcctttcctatccatttacctgtccaaatgttttttttaaatgctgtgattgtacctagctctaccacctcctgtggcagctgttccatatacccaccatgctctgtatgaaaaacttgcctctcagatcttctttaagtatttcccctctcactcctctagttttagatttctctacccttggaaaagactgtgactatctcccctctcaatatctctcataattgtataaacctctgtcaggtcacccctcagcctcctgtgctccagtgagaacaatagcagcctatccaatctctcattgtAACTAATGCcttccattctaggcaacatcctggtggaatacaatgttggaaagtgtatggtcatgca from Pristis pectinata isolate sPriPec2 chromosome 17, sPriPec2.1.pri, whole genome shotgun sequence harbors:
- the LOC127579191 gene encoding LOW QUALITY PROTEIN: transmembrane protein 17B-like (The sequence of the model RefSeq protein was modified relative to this genomic sequence to represent the inferred CDS: inserted 1 base in 1 codon; substituted 1 base at 1 genomic stop codon); this translates as MSLYSSLPHNIRQNLTNFSGNSFYQQXTRDCGDRSNNIPANETVSSLPLQMALYFNVIFFPFWWVSEVAMLHLKYNMLPGYYQWLLLAAIIILTLIEIIRLCLGYMGNLQEKLPELAGFWLLSFVIQLPIILFLLTDESIIIIPLERGVHILYFTFLVFELALGFXALREMTNHLVKCFYLQQFHGLQEIRMQWLFL